In Caldanaerovirga acetigignens, the following are encoded in one genomic region:
- a CDS encoding Spy/CpxP family protein refolding chaperone, which translates to MTKKILAFGIAAVLILGTAAVAIAAVPGVFPSSGSNFGLQSKLNLTDEQYSKLRDIQAEFFQKMTQFRSDMAKIRLELHDLYLSKNPDQKAIDEKLKELSDLRNKMFDLKWEYYEKIKGLLTEEQLSQLRGFWGLGFGMGPGFCHGFGTMGRVFGPGI; encoded by the coding sequence ATGACAAAGAAAATCCTGGCCTTTGGAATAGCAGCGGTATTGATACTGGGAACCGCTGCAGTGGCCATAGCGGCAGTGCCTGGTGTTTTTCCAAGCTCAGGCAGTAATTTTGGACTGCAATCTAAGCTCAATTTGACTGATGAACAGTACAGCAAACTCAGGGATATACAGGCAGAATTCTTCCAAAAAATGACTCAATTTAGGAGTGACATGGCAAAAATCAGACTTGAGCTGCATGACCTATACTTATCAAAAAACCCCGACCAGAAAGCCATCGACGAGAAGCTAAAGGAATTAAGCGACCTCAGAAATAAAATGTTTGACCTGAAATGGGAATATTACGAAAAAATTAAAGGCCTTCTTACTGAAGAACAGCTTTCGCAGCTTAGAGGATTTTGGGGACTCGGGTTTGGAATGGGACCCGGTTTCTGCCACGGTTTTGGCACGATGGGAAGGGTTTTTGGCCCCGGAATATAA
- a CDS encoding ECF transporter S component: MVNQKTRALTLSAIFVALSFIGAGIKLPSPTGTVAFDSAPGYMAALFLGPSYGALTSSLGHIFTSMNAGFPLSAPIHLLIAIEMAFFAAVFAIIGKRNLTLAIITTTLLNGVLAPASLLLFPGFGSGFFTAIVVPLTVASALNLSLAALVYSLIRRTKGESYVDKK; the protein is encoded by the coding sequence ATGGTAAACCAAAAGACAAGAGCTCTCACCCTTAGTGCCATTTTTGTAGCCCTGAGCTTCATAGGTGCAGGCATAAAATTGCCAAGCCCAACGGGAACCGTGGCCTTTGATTCAGCCCCGGGGTACATGGCAGCATTGTTTCTGGGCCCCTCTTACGGCGCCCTCACCTCTTCATTAGGGCACATCTTCACCAGCATGAATGCAGGCTTTCCTCTCTCGGCCCCGATCCACCTTCTAATAGCTATCGAAATGGCATTTTTTGCAGCGGTATTTGCCATTATAGGTAAAAGGAATTTAACTTTGGCGATAATAACGACAACACTGCTAAACGGCGTATTAGCGCCGGCGAGCCTGCTGCTCTTTCCCGGTTTTGGCAGTGGCTTTTTTACGGCAATTGTAGTCCCGCTCACGGTGGCATCGGCTTTAAATCTGTCGCTGGCCGCCCTCGTTTATTCGCTTATAAGAAGGACAAAGGGGGAAAGTTATGTGGATAAAAAATGA
- a CDS encoding AIR synthase related protein, with product MWIKNEALPNRDVVLIRIVGGNFLAVACDSAGGIGEKEHDLVKVSPYITGRFTCRVTLMELFAIGAKPLTLTATISCEPSPTGEGLLRGIKDELSACGLDGVPYAVSTEKNIPTCQTALGVTTIGIASIDEIRMGKTKSGDIIYCLGVPKVGNEVSLEDPDIADALAVKRLLAITDVHDIIPVGSRGIKGEVEHLAKVSGFSVQWERLLSVDIKKSAGPATCVVFTAPETLELKGLRPVFRLGTLL from the coding sequence ATGTGGATAAAAAATGAAGCTTTGCCGAATAGAGATGTGGTGCTGATAAGGATTGTCGGGGGAAATTTTCTTGCGGTGGCTTGCGACTCAGCCGGAGGTATAGGGGAAAAGGAACATGACCTTGTGAAGGTTTCCCCTTACATCACCGGAAGATTTACATGTCGGGTGACCTTGATGGAACTTTTTGCGATAGGTGCAAAGCCTCTGACATTGACGGCTACCATTTCGTGCGAACCGTCCCCCACGGGAGAAGGTCTTCTTAGGGGAATCAAAGATGAGCTTTCCGCCTGCGGGCTTGATGGCGTCCCCTATGCCGTGAGCACCGAGAAAAATATTCCAACATGCCAGACAGCACTTGGAGTTACAACAATCGGAATCGCAAGCATCGATGAAATACGCATGGGTAAAACAAAGTCCGGAGATATAATTTACTGTCTTGGCGTTCCCAAAGTTGGAAATGAAGTATCCCTCGAAGACCCCGACATCGCCGATGCCTTGGCTGTAAAACGGCTTTTAGCCATAACTGATGTGCACGATATTATTCCGGTAGGTTCAAGAGGAATAAAAGGCGAGGTAGAACACCTCGCCAAAGTATCAGGTTTTTCAGTGCAGTGGGAAAGGTTATTGTCCGTAGATATTAAAAAATCCGCTGGACCTGCTACCTGCGTCGTTTTTACCGCGCCTGAAACCCTTGAATTAAAGGGTCTCAGACCGGTTTTCCGGTTGGGGACCCTCTTGTGA